One window of Pseudomonas sp. ML2-2023-3 genomic DNA carries:
- the gltA gene encoding citrate synthase has protein sequence MADKKAQLIIEGAAPVELPILTGTVGPDVIDVRGLTATGRFTFDPGFMSTASCESKITYIDGDNGILLHRGYPIEQLAEHSDYLETAYLLLNGELPTAEQKAQFVSTVKNHTMVHEQLKTFFNGFRRDAHPMAVMCGVVGALSAFYHDSLDINNPQHREISAIRLVAKMPTLAAMVYKYSMGQPMMYPRNDLTYAENFLHMMFNTPCEIKPISPVLAKAMDKIFILHADHEQNASTSTVRLAGSSGANPFACIAAGIAALWGPAHGGANEAVLTMLDEIGDVSNIDTFIAKAKDKNDPFKLMGFGHRVYKNRDPRATVMKKTCDEVLKELGIQNDPQLELAMRLEEIALTDPYFIERSLYPNVDFYSGIILKAIGIPTSMFTVIFALSRTVGWISHWKEMLSSPYKIGRPRQLYTGYEQRDLTNLEDRK, from the coding sequence ATGGCTGACAAAAAAGCGCAGTTGATCATCGAGGGCGCAGCCCCCGTCGAGCTGCCCATTTTAACTGGCACCGTGGGTCCCGATGTAATCGATGTGCGAGGCCTAACGGCAACGGGCCGATTCACATTTGACCCTGGCTTCATGTCGACCGCATCTTGCGAGTCGAAGATCACCTATATTGATGGTGACAACGGTATCCTGCTGCACCGCGGCTACCCGATTGAACAGCTGGCTGAACACTCTGACTACCTTGAGACCGCTTACCTGCTACTGAACGGCGAACTGCCGACTGCAGAGCAGAAGGCTCAATTTGTCAGCACCGTGAAGAACCACACAATGGTTCACGAGCAGTTGAAGACGTTCTTCAACGGCTTCCGTCGTGACGCCCACCCGATGGCGGTCATGTGCGGTGTAGTCGGCGCCCTCTCGGCCTTCTACCACGACTCCCTGGACATCAATAACCCGCAGCATCGCGAAATTTCCGCGATCCGTCTGGTTGCCAAGATGCCAACCCTGGCAGCGATGGTTTACAAGTACTCCATGGGTCAACCCATGATGTACCCGCGTAACGACCTGACCTACGCCGAAAACTTCCTGCACATGATGTTCAACACACCGTGCGAGATCAAACCGATCAGCCCGGTGCTGGCCAAGGCAATGGATAAGATCTTTATCCTGCACGCTGACCACGAACAGAATGCCTCGACCTCTACCGTGCGTCTGGCGGGCTCTTCGGGTGCCAACCCGTTCGCCTGTATTGCTGCCGGTATCGCCGCACTGTGGGGCCCTGCTCACGGCGGTGCAAACGAAGCCGTGTTGACCATGCTCGACGAAATTGGCGATGTTTCGAACATCGACACGTTCATCGCCAAGGCCAAGGACAAAAACGATCCGTTCAAACTGATGGGCTTTGGTCACCGGGTTTATAAAAACCGCGACCCACGCGCCACAGTGATGAAAAAGACCTGCGACGAAGTGCTTAAAGAACTGGGCATCCAGAACGATCCGCAACTCGAACTGGCCATGCGCCTGGAAGAGATCGCTCTGACCGACCCGTACTTCATCGAGCGCTCGCTGTACCCGAACGTCGACTTCTACTCGGGGATCATCCTCAAGGCGATCGGCATTCCAACCAGCATGTTCACCGTGATCTTCGCCCTGTCGCGTACAGTCGGCTGGATCTCGCACTGGAAAGAAATGCTCTCCAGCCCGTACAAGATTGGCCGTCCGCGCCAGCTGTACACCGGTTACGAGCAGCGTGACCTGACCAACCTGGAAGACCGCAAGTAA
- the sdhA gene encoding succinate dehydrogenase flavoprotein subunit, protein MANTVNTLSFDAIIIGGGGAGMRAALQLAQGGHKTAVITKVFPTRSHTVSAQGGITCAIASADPNDDWRWHMYDTVKGSDYIGDQDAIEYMCSVGPEAVFELEHMGLPFSRTEQGRIYQRPFGGQSKDFGKGGQAARTCAAADRTGHALLHTLYQANLKAGTVFLNEYYGVDLVKNEAGDFVGMIVICIETGETSYVRANATVLATGGAGRIYSSTTNALINTGDGIGMALRAGVPVQDIEMWQFHPTGIAGAGVLVTEGCRGEGGYLINKHGERFMERYAPNAKDLAGRDVVARSMVKEIIAGNGCGPDGDHVMLKLDHLGEEVLHSRLPGICELSKTFAHVDPVLAPVPVVPTCHYMMGGVATNIHGQAITQDADGVDQIIPGLFAVGEVACVSVHGANRLGGNSLLDLVVFGRAAGLFLEQTLKEGVDYARPRQSDIDAALARLDGLNSRTDGEDVATLRKELQSCMQNYFGVFRTGEYMQKGIAQLADLRTRIANVKINDKSQAFNTARIEALELQNLLEVAEATAIAAEVRKESRGAHAREDFEDRDDVNWLCHTLYFPGDKRVAKRAVNFSPKTVPTFEPMVRTY, encoded by the coding sequence ATGGCTAACACAGTTAATACACTTTCGTTCGACGCCATTATTATTGGCGGCGGCGGTGCTGGCATGCGCGCTGCTCTGCAGCTGGCACAAGGTGGTCACAAGACTGCCGTAATCACCAAGGTTTTCCCGACTCGTTCGCACACTGTATCGGCTCAGGGTGGCATCACCTGCGCGATCGCTTCTGCAGATCCGAACGATGACTGGCGCTGGCACATGTACGATACCGTCAAGGGTTCCGACTATATCGGTGACCAGGACGCTATCGAGTACATGTGTTCCGTAGGTCCGGAAGCCGTGTTCGAACTCGAGCACATGGGTCTGCCGTTCTCCCGTACCGAACAGGGTCGTATCTATCAGCGTCCTTTCGGTGGTCAGTCCAAGGACTTCGGTAAAGGCGGCCAGGCTGCCCGTACTTGCGCTGCAGCCGACCGTACCGGTCACGCGCTGTTGCACACCCTGTACCAGGCCAACCTGAAGGCCGGCACTGTATTCCTGAACGAATACTACGGTGTCGATCTGGTTAAGAACGAGGCTGGCGATTTCGTCGGCATGATCGTTATCTGCATCGAAACCGGTGAAACCTCCTACGTTCGCGCTAACGCCACCGTACTGGCGACTGGCGGTGCAGGTCGTATCTACTCTTCGACTACCAACGCCCTGATCAACACCGGTGACGGTATTGGCATGGCGCTGCGTGCTGGCGTGCCGGTACAGGACATCGAGATGTGGCAGTTCCACCCAACCGGTATTGCCGGCGCCGGTGTACTGGTTACTGAAGGTTGCCGCGGTGAAGGTGGATACCTGATCAACAAGCACGGCGAACGTTTCATGGAGCGTTATGCTCCGAACGCCAAAGACCTTGCCGGTCGTGACGTAGTCGCTCGCTCGATGGTTAAGGAAATCATCGCGGGCAACGGTTGCGGTCCGGATGGCGACCACGTGATGCTGAAACTCGATCACCTGGGTGAAGAAGTTCTGCACAGCCGTCTGCCTGGTATCTGCGAACTGTCGAAAACGTTCGCGCACGTTGACCCGGTTCTGGCTCCAGTTCCAGTGGTTCCTACCTGCCACTATATGATGGGCGGCGTTGCCACCAACATTCATGGCCAGGCAATCACTCAGGACGCTGACGGCGTTGACCAGATCATCCCTGGCCTGTTCGCAGTGGGTGAAGTGGCTTGCGTATCGGTACACGGTGCCAACCGTCTGGGCGGCAACTCGTTGCTCGACCTGGTGGTATTCGGTCGTGCTGCCGGCCTGTTCCTTGAGCAGACCCTGAAAGAAGGCGTTGATTACGCTCGTCCGCGCCAGTCCGACATCGACGCTGCCCTCGCACGTCTGGATGGCCTGAACTCGCGTACCGACGGCGAAGACGTGGCAACCCTGCGTAAAGAGCTGCAGAGCTGCATGCAGAACTACTTCGGTGTATTCCGTACTGGCGAATACATGCAGAAGGGCATTGCCCAGCTGGCAGATCTGCGCACGCGCATTGCCAACGTGAAAATCAACGATAAGAGCCAGGCGTTCAACACCGCTCGTATCGAAGCCCTTGAGCTGCAAAACCTGCTCGAAGTGGCTGAAGCGACTGCAATCGCAGCTGAAGTTCGTAAAGAATCGCGCGGTGCTCACGCCCGTGAAGACTTCGAAGATCGTGACGACGTTAACTGGCTGTGCCACACCCTGTACTTCCCGGGTGACAAGCGCGTAGCCAAGCGTGCGGTGAACTTCTCGCCGAAAACCGTTCCGACCTTCGAGCCTATGGTTCGGACTTACTAA
- a CDS encoding cation acetate symporter, translating to MIGRLLATLGVAALAPAVWAGEALTGEVQKQPLNIAAIIMFVVFVGATLCITYWASKRNKSAADYYAAGGKITGFQNGLAIAGDYMSAASFLGISALVYTSGYDGLIYSIGFLVGWPIILFLIAERLRNLGKYTFADVASYRLGQTQIRSLSACGSLVVVAFYLIAQMVGAGKLIQLLFGLDYHVAVILVGILMCMYVLFGGMLATTWVQIIKAVMLLSGATFMAVMVMKHVNFDFNALFAEAVKIHPKGEAIMSPGGLVKDPISAFSLGLALMFGTAGLPHILMRFFTVSDAKEARKSVFYATGFIGYFYILTFIIGFGAIILVSTNPAFKDAAGALLGGNNMAAVHLADAVGGSMFLGFISAVAFATILAVVAGLTLAGASAVSHDLYASVIKKGKANDKDEIRVSKITTIALAVLAIGLGILFESQNIAFMVGLAFSIAASCNFPVLLLSMYWKNLTTRGAMIGGWMGLVSAVGLMILGPTIWVQILHHEKAIFPYEYPALFSMIIAFAGIWFFSITDKSKAAEKERALFFPQFVRSQTGLGASGAVDH from the coding sequence ATGATCGGGCGCCTATTGGCAACACTGGGCGTTGCAGCCCTTGCACCTGCGGTCTGGGCGGGAGAGGCCCTGACCGGCGAAGTGCAGAAGCAACCGCTTAATATCGCGGCGATCATCATGTTCGTCGTTTTTGTGGGTGCGACTCTGTGCATTACGTACTGGGCGTCAAAGCGTAACAAGTCTGCTGCCGACTACTATGCTGCGGGCGGCAAAATTACAGGTTTTCAGAACGGCCTGGCGATTGCGGGCGACTATATGTCCGCCGCCTCCTTCCTGGGTATTTCCGCGCTGGTTTACACCTCTGGCTACGATGGCCTGATCTATTCGATCGGCTTTCTGGTGGGTTGGCCCATCATCCTGTTCCTGATCGCAGAGCGTTTGCGTAACCTGGGCAAGTACACCTTTGCTGACGTTGCCTCGTACCGTTTGGGTCAAACCCAGATCCGCTCGCTGTCGGCTTGCGGTTCATTGGTGGTGGTTGCGTTCTACCTCATTGCGCAAATGGTCGGTGCCGGCAAGCTGATTCAGCTGCTGTTCGGCCTGGACTACCACGTTGCGGTGATCCTGGTAGGCATTCTGATGTGCATGTATGTGTTGTTCGGCGGCATGCTGGCCACTACTTGGGTGCAAATCATCAAAGCGGTGATGTTGTTGTCGGGTGCGACGTTCATGGCCGTGATGGTAATGAAACACGTCAACTTTGATTTCAATGCCTTGTTTGCCGAAGCCGTCAAAATTCACCCTAAAGGTGAGGCGATCATGAGCCCGGGCGGCCTGGTTAAAGACCCGATCTCGGCCTTTTCCCTCGGTCTGGCCCTGATGTTCGGTACTGCCGGCCTACCACATATCCTGATGCGCTTCTTCACCGTTAGCGATGCCAAGGAAGCCCGCAAGAGCGTGTTCTACGCAACTGGCTTTATCGGTTACTTCTACATCCTGACCTTCATCATCGGTTTTGGCGCGATCATCCTGGTCAGCACCAACCCTGCATTCAAAGACGCTGCTGGCGCCTTGCTGGGCGGTAACAACATGGCGGCCGTGCATCTGGCTGATGCGGTGGGCGGCAGTATGTTCCTGGGCTTTATCTCGGCCGTAGCCTTCGCCACTATCCTTGCGGTAGTTGCGGGTCTGACCCTGGCCGGTGCCTCGGCGGTGTCTCACGACCTTTATGCAAGCGTAATCAAGAAGGGCAAGGCCAACGACAAGGATGAGATTCGCGTTTCCAAGATCACTACCATCGCCCTGGCGGTGCTGGCGATTGGCTTGGGCATCCTGTTCGAAAGCCAGAACATCGCATTCATGGTGGGCCTGGCGTTCTCCATTGCTGCGAGCTGCAACTTCCCTGTGCTGCTGCTTTCCATGTACTGGAAAAACCTCACCACTCGCGGCGCCATGATTGGCGGCTGGATGGGGCTGGTCAGTGCGGTTGGCTTGATGATCCTGGGCCCGACCATCTGGGTGCAGATCCTGCATCATGAGAAAGCAATCTTCCCTTACGAGTACCCAGCACTGTTCTCCATGATCATTGCGTTCGCGGGTATCTGGTTCTTCTCTATTACCGACAAATCCAAGGCGGCAGAGAAAGAGCGTGCGTTGTTCTTCCCGCAGTTTGTGCGTTCGCAGACGGGTCTTGGGGCGAGCGGGGCGGTGGATCACTAA
- the sdhD gene encoding succinate dehydrogenase, hydrophobic membrane anchor protein: MVTSVTNLSRSGLYDWMAQRVSAVVLAAYFIFLIGYLVANPGIGYAQWHELFASNWMRIFSLLALVALGAHAWVGMWTIATDYLTPMALGKSATAVRFLFQAVCGVAMFAYFVWGVQILWGI, translated from the coding sequence ATGGTAACCAGCGTTACGAACCTGTCGCGTTCGGGCCTCTATGACTGGATGGCACAGCGTGTGTCTGCGGTTGTTCTAGCGGCTTATTTCATTTTCCTGATCGGATACCTCGTTGCGAACCCTGGCATTGGCTACGCCCAATGGCATGAGCTGTTTGCAAGCAACTGGATGCGTATCTTCAGCCTGCTGGCCCTTGTTGCTCTGGGCGCACACGCCTGGGTAGGCATGTGGACCATCGCGACCGACTACCTGACGCCAATGGCGCTGGGCAAGTCCGCGACAGCAGTACGTTTCCTCTTCCAGGCAGTCTGCGGCGTTGCAATGTTCGCTTACTTCGTCTGGGGTGTGCAGATTCTTTGGGGTATCTGA
- a CDS encoding 2-oxoglutarate dehydrogenase E1 component, translating into MQESVMQRMWNSGYLSGGNAAYVEELYELYLHDPNAVPEEWRTKFQTLPTDGNSANDVSHSTIRDHFVLLAKNQRRAQPVSAGSVSSEHEKKQVEVLRLIQAYRMRGHQAAQLDPLGLWQRPAPADLSINHYGLTNADLDTTFRAGDLYIGKEEASLREILEALQQTYCRTIGAEFTHIVDSEQRHWFEQRLESVRGRPTYSAEVKGHLLERVTAAEGLEKYLGTKYPGTKRFGLEGGESLIPLLDELIQRSGNYGTKEIVIGMAHRGRLNVLVNTFGKNPRELFDEFEGKKKIELGSGDVKYHQGFSSNVMTGGGEVHLAMAFNPSHLEIVSPVVEGSVRARQDRRNDSTGEKVLPISIHGDAAFAGQGVVMETFQMSQTRGFKTGGTIHLVINNQVGFTISNPEDSRSTEYCTDVAKMIQAPILHVNGDDPEAVLFVTQLAIDYRMQFKRDVVIDLFCYRRRGHNEADEPNGTQPLMYQQIAKQRTTRELYAERLTQEKVVDAERVQAKIDEYRNALDNGLHVVKSLVKEPNKELFVDWRPYLGHAWTARHDTRFDLKTLQELSAKLLEIPEGFVVQRQVAKIYEDRQKMQAGGLPINWGYAETMAYATLQFEGHPIRMTGQDIGRGTFSHRHAVLHNQKDAGTYIPLKHLFEGQPRFDLYDSLLSEEAVLAFEYGYSTTTPNALVIWEAQFGDFANGAQVVIDQFITSGEHKWGRLCGLTMLLPHGYEGQGPEHSSARLERYLQLCAEHNIQVCVPTTPAQIYHLLRRQVIRPLRKPLIVLTPKSLLRHKLAISTLEDLAEGSFQTVIPEIDAQDPAKVGRIVLCSGKVYYDLLEKRRAEGRDDIAIVRLEQLYPFPEDDLIEVLAPYKNAKHIVWCQEEPMNQGAWYCSQHHMRRIISGHDKSLVLEYAGRDASAAPACGYASMHAEQQAKLLQDAFTV; encoded by the coding sequence ATGCAAGAAAGCGTGATGCAGCGCATGTGGAACAGCGGCTATCTTTCAGGTGGTAACGCTGCCTATGTGGAAGAGCTCTATGAGCTCTACCTGCACGACCCTAACGCTGTGCCAGAAGAATGGCGCACCAAATTTCAGACGTTGCCTACTGACGGCAACTCTGCCAACGATGTTTCGCACTCCACAATCCGCGATCATTTCGTGCTGCTGGCAAAGAACCAGCGCCGCGCCCAACCGGTTTCCGCCGGGAGCGTGAGCAGTGAGCACGAGAAGAAGCAGGTTGAAGTGCTGCGATTGATCCAGGCCTATCGGATGCGCGGCCACCAGGCAGCCCAGCTTGATCCGCTGGGACTGTGGCAGCGTCCTGCACCTGCAGACCTGTCGATCAATCATTACGGCTTGACCAATGCCGATCTTGATACGACCTTCCGTGCCGGCGACCTGTACATCGGCAAAGAGGAAGCGAGCCTACGCGAAATTCTCGAAGCGTTGCAGCAGACATATTGCCGCACCATCGGCGCAGAGTTCACGCACATCGTCGATTCCGAGCAGCGCCACTGGTTTGAACAGCGCCTCGAAAGCGTACGCGGCCGCCCAACGTATTCGGCTGAAGTCAAAGGCCATCTGCTTGAGCGCGTGACTGCTGCTGAAGGTCTGGAAAAGTACCTGGGTACCAAATACCCGGGCACCAAGCGTTTCGGCCTGGAAGGTGGCGAGAGCCTGATTCCTTTGCTGGACGAGCTGATCCAGCGTTCGGGCAACTACGGCACCAAGGAAATCGTTATCGGCATGGCCCACCGTGGCCGTCTGAACGTATTGGTGAACACCTTCGGTAAAAACCCGCGCGAGTTGTTCGACGAGTTCGAAGGCAAGAAAAAGATCGAGCTGGGTTCCGGTGACGTTAAATACCACCAGGGCTTCTCCTCCAACGTCATGACCGGTGGTGGCGAAGTCCACCTGGCAATGGCGTTCAACCCGTCCCACCTGGAAATCGTTTCTCCAGTGGTTGAAGGGTCTGTACGTGCTCGCCAGGACCGTCGTAACGACAGCACCGGCGAAAAAGTACTGCCAATTTCCATCCACGGTGATGCTGCATTCGCAGGTCAGGGCGTGGTCATGGAAACCTTCCAGATGTCGCAAACTCGCGGCTTCAAGACGGGCGGCACCATTCATCTGGTGATCAACAACCAGGTGGGCTTCACCATCAGCAATCCGGAAGACTCGCGCTCCACCGAGTACTGCACGGACGTTGCGAAAATGATCCAGGCACCGATCCTCCATGTGAATGGTGATGATCCGGAAGCCGTTCTGTTCGTAACCCAGCTGGCTATCGACTACCGCATGCAGTTCAAGCGTGACGTCGTGATCGACCTGTTCTGCTACCGCCGTCGCGGTCACAACGAGGCCGACGAGCCAAACGGTACTCAGCCGCTGATGTATCAGCAGATCGCCAAGCAGCGCACTACCCGTGAACTGTATGCCGAACGTCTGACGCAAGAAAAAGTGGTGGACGCAGAACGCGTTCAGGCCAAGATCGACGAATACCGCAACGCGCTGGACAACGGTCTGCATGTTGTGAAAAGTCTGGTCAAAGAGCCGAACAAAGAGCTGTTCGTAGACTGGCGCCCATACCTGGGTCACGCCTGGACTGCACGTCACGACACCCGTTTTGATCTCAAGACCCTGCAAGAACTGTCTGCCAAGCTGCTGGAAATTCCGGAAGGCTTCGTTGTCCAGCGCCAGGTTGCGAAGATCTACGAAGATCGTCAAAAAATGCAAGCCGGCGGCCTGCCGATCAACTGGGGTTATGCCGAAACAATGGCATACGCAACCCTGCAGTTCGAAGGTCACCCGATTCGCATGACGGGTCAGGACATCGGCCGCGGTACGTTCTCGCACCGTCACGCCGTGCTGCACAACCAGAAAGATGCTGGCACCTACATTCCTCTGAAGCACCTGTTTGAAGGTCAGCCACGTTTTGACCTGTACGACTCGTTGCTGTCGGAAGAAGCGGTATTGGCGTTCGAATACGGCTACTCGACCACCACGCCTAACGCGCTGGTGATCTGGGAAGCCCAGTTCGGCGACTTCGCCAACGGCGCCCAGGTTGTAATCGACCAGTTCATCACCAGCGGCGAGCACAAGTGGGGCCGTCTGTGCGGTCTGACCATGCTGCTGCCACACGGTTATGAAGGTCAGGGCCCGGAGCACTCCTCTGCACGTCTTGAACGTTACCTGCAACTGTGCGCCGAGCACAACATTCAGGTGTGCGTGCCGACTACTCCTGCGCAGATTTATCACCTGCTGCGCCGTCAGGTCATCCGTCCGCTGCGCAAGCCGCTGATCGTCCTGACTCCGAAGTCGTTGCTGCGTCACAAATTGGCAATCTCGACCCTGGAAGATCTGGCCGAAGGTTCGTTCCAGACCGTTATTCCGGAAATCGATGCACAAGATCCGGCGAAAGTCGGTCGCATCGTGCTGTGTAGCGGCAAGGTCTACTACGACCTGCTGGAAAAACGCCGTGCCGAAGGTCGTGATGACATCGCCATCGTGCGTCTTGAGCAGCTGTACCCGTTCCCTGAGGACGACTTGATTGAAGTCCTGGCTCCGTACAAAAACGCCAAACATATTGTCTGGTGTCAGGAAGAGCCGATGAACCAGGGTGCCTGGTACTGCAGCCAGCACCACATGCGCCGCATCATCAGCGGTCACGACAAATCTCTCGTACTTGAGTACGCGGGCCGTGACGCTTCTGCTGCACCTGCTTGTGGTTACGCATCGATGCACGCTGAGCAACAGGCAAAACTGTTGCAAGACGCGTTCACTGTTTAA
- the odhB gene encoding 2-oxoglutarate dehydrogenase complex dihydrolipoyllysine-residue succinyltransferase → MAIEIKAPTFPESVADGTVATWHKQPGDAVKRDDLIVDIETDKVVLEVLATADGVLGAIVKNEGDTVLSDEVLGSIVEGGVAAAPAAAAPAAQAAAPAGEGEDDPVAAPAARKIAEENGINIASVAGTGKGGRVTKEDVVAAVAAKKAAPAAAPAKAAAPAAAAPVFAAGDRVEKRVPMTRVRATVAKRLVEAQSNMAMLTTFNEVDMTEIMALRSKYKDLFEKSHNGVRLGFMSFFVKAATEALKRFPAVNASIDGSDIVYHGFADIGVAVSSDRGLVVPVLRNAELMSLAEIEGGIAAYGKKARDGKLSIDEMTGGTFTITNGGTFGSMMSTPIVNPPQAAILGMHNILQRPMAINGQVVIRPMMYLALSYDHRLIDGKEAVSFLVAIKNLLEDPARLLLDI, encoded by the coding sequence ATGGCTATCGAGATCAAAGCCCCAACATTTCCGGAATCGGTTGCCGATGGCACCGTTGCCACCTGGCACAAACAACCGGGCGACGCTGTAAAGCGCGACGACCTGATTGTTGACATCGAAACCGACAAGGTTGTGCTGGAAGTGCTGGCAACAGCTGACGGCGTACTGGGCGCTATCGTCAAGAACGAAGGCGACACCGTTCTGTCCGACGAAGTTCTGGGCTCCATCGTTGAAGGCGGCGTTGCTGCTGCACCAGCCGCTGCTGCACCGGCTGCTCAGGCTGCTGCTCCAGCTGGCGAAGGCGAAGACGATCCAGTGGCTGCGCCTGCTGCTCGCAAGATCGCCGAAGAAAACGGTATCAACATTGCTTCCGTTGCCGGCACTGGCAAAGGCGGTCGTGTGACCAAGGAAGACGTAGTTGCCGCTGTTGCTGCCAAAAAGGCCGCGCCTGCTGCTGCGCCTGCCAAGGCTGCCGCACCTGCCGCTGCTGCTCCGGTTTTCGCTGCTGGCGACCGCGTAGAAAAACGCGTTCCAATGACCCGCGTTCGTGCCACCGTGGCCAAGCGTCTGGTTGAAGCTCAATCGAACATGGCGATGCTGACCACTTTCAACGAAGTGGACATGACTGAAATCATGGCACTGCGTTCGAAGTACAAGGACCTGTTCGAGAAGTCGCACAACGGTGTACGTCTGGGCTTCATGTCGTTCTTCGTCAAGGCCGCTACCGAAGCGCTGAAACGCTTCCCGGCGGTCAACGCTTCGATCGACGGTTCCGACATCGTTTACCACGGCTTCGCCGACATCGGTGTTGCTGTATCCAGCGACCGTGGTCTGGTAGTTCCGGTTCTGCGTAACGCCGAACTGATGAGCCTGGCTGAAATCGAAGGCGGCATTGCTGCTTACGGCAAAAAAGCCCGTGACGGCAAACTGTCCATCGACGAAATGACCGGTGGTACGTTCACCATCACTAACGGTGGTACTTTCGGTTCGATGATGTCGACCCCGATCGTTAACCCGCCGCAAGCCGCGATCCTGGGCATGCACAACATCCTTCAGCGTCCAATGGCAATCAACGGTCAGGTCGTAATCCGTCCGATGATGTATTTGGCTCTGTCTTACGATCACCGCTTGATCGATGGCAAAGAAGCTGTAAGTTTCCTGGTAGCAATCAAAAACCTGCTGGAAGACCCGGCTCGTCTGCTGCTGGATATCTAA
- a CDS encoding DUF485 domain-containing protein produces the protein MNDSIYLSIQNSPRFKELVKKRERFAWILSAIMLGLYAAFILLIAYGSHIMGTKLSPGSSITWGIPIGVGLIVSAFILTGIYVRRANGEFDELNNAILKEAGQ, from the coding sequence ATGAACGACAGCATTTACCTCTCGATTCAAAACAGCCCGCGTTTCAAGGAGCTGGTTAAAAAAAGAGAGCGGTTCGCCTGGATTCTCTCGGCAATCATGCTCGGACTATATGCCGCCTTTATCCTGTTGATTGCTTATGGGTCACACATCATGGGGACCAAGTTGAGTCCCGGTTCGTCTATTACCTGGGGTATTCCGATTGGTGTGGGGTTGATTGTTTCAGCCTTCATTCTTACCGGTATCTATGTTCGCCGGGCCAATGGCGAGTTTGATGAGCTGAACAATGCAATTCTCAAGGAGGCAGGGCAATGA
- the sdhC gene encoding succinate dehydrogenase, cytochrome b556 subunit — MKKAVNSQRPVNLDLRTIKLPITGVTSFLHRVSGIILFLGLGIMLYALSKSLGSEEGYAEVKACLTSPLAKFVAWGLLSALLYHLVAGVRHLIMDMGIGETLEGGRLGSKIVIVISVVMIVLAGVWIW; from the coding sequence GTGAAAAAAGCCGTGAATAGCCAACGACCTGTAAACCTAGACCTAAGGACCATCAAACTCCCCATCACCGGCGTTACGTCATTTCTGCACCGTGTATCGGGCATTATTCTTTTTCTCGGCCTGGGCATCATGCTTTATGCATTGAGCAAATCCCTGGGTTCGGAAGAAGGTTATGCCGAGGTGAAGGCATGCTTGACCAGTCCTCTGGCCAAATTCGTTGCGTGGGGCCTGCTCTCTGCCTTGCTGTATCACCTGGTTGCCGGTGTGCGCCACTTGATCATGGACATGGGCATCGGTGAGACGCTTGAAGGCGGCCGACTGGGCTCGAAAATTGTAATCGTCATTTCCGTGGTGATGATTGTTCTGGCGGGAGTTTGGATATGGTAA
- a CDS encoding succinate dehydrogenase iron-sulfur subunit, whose product MLKVSVYRYNPDQDAAPFMQEFEVNTHGKDLMVLDVLALIKEQDEGFSYRRSCREGVCGSDGMNINGKNALACVTPLSAVVKGNKLIVRPLPGLPVIRDLVVDMSIFYKQYEKVKPFLQNDTPAPAIERLQSPEEREKLDGLYECILCACCSTSCPSFWWNPDKFLGPAALLQAYRFLADSRDTKTSERLASLDDPFSVFRCRGIMNCVNVCPKGLNPTKAIGHVRSMLLQSGV is encoded by the coding sequence ATGTTGAAAGTCAGTGTTTATCGTTACAACCCTGATCAGGACGCCGCTCCGTTCATGCAGGAATTCGAGGTCAATACCCACGGTAAAGACCTGATGGTGCTGGACGTACTGGCCCTGATCAAAGAGCAGGACGAGGGTTTCTCCTATCGTCGCTCTTGCCGTGAGGGCGTTTGCGGCTCCGACGGCATGAACATCAACGGCAAAAACGCTTTGGCGTGCGTCACGCCACTGTCTGCTGTCGTTAAAGGCAACAAGCTGATCGTTCGTCCACTACCAGGTTTGCCGGTTATCCGTGACCTGGTCGTCGATATGAGCATCTTCTACAAGCAATACGAAAAAGTTAAGCCGTTCCTGCAGAACGATACTCCGGCTCCGGCCATCGAGCGTCTGCAATCGCCAGAAGAGCGTGAAAAGCTCGACGGTCTGTACGAGTGCATCCTGTGCGCTTGCTGCTCGACCTCGTGCCCGTCCTTCTGGTGGAACCCGGACAAGTTCCTGGGCCCTGCTGCACTGTTGCAAGCCTACCGCTTCCTGGCTGACAGCCGTGACACCAAGACCAGCGAGCGTCTGGCTTCACTGGATGACCCGTTCAGCGTATTCCGCTGCCGCGGGATCATGAACTGCGTAAACGTGTGTCCGAAGGGCTTGAACCCGACTAAGGCCATCGGTCACGTGCGTAGCATGCTGCTGCAAAGCGGCGTGTGA